In Agrococcus jenensis, the genomic window TCTCGGTCGTGAAGCGGTCGGGCGTGCTCGAGCCGTTCCGCCGCGAGAAGGTCATCGAGGGCGTGCGGAAGGCCGTGCGCGGCCGACCCGTCACCGACGCCGACCTCGCGGGCGTCGCGCAGTCGGTCGAGGAGACGATCCGCGCGACGGGCGCCAGCCAGATCGACGCCAACGAGATCGGCCTCGCGGTGCTGCCGCCGCTGCGGCAGCTCGACGAGGTCGCCTACCTGCGGTTCGCGAGCGTCTACAACGCGTTCGACTCCCTCGACGACTTCGAGGACGCCATCCGCGCGCTGCGCGAGGACCAGCGGCCCGACGAGGAGCAGCAGTGACCCGTGCAGCAGTGACCGCCTACGACCTGCTGTTCCGGCACGGCTTCTCGCGCGTCGACCCGGAGGCCGCGCACCACCTCGGCGCGCGCGCGATCCGCGCGGTCGGTGCCGCCCGGCCGGGCGTCCGCACCGATGCCGGGCTGCGGACCCGGGCGCTCGGCCGCGAGTTCCCGACGCCGTTCGGCATCGCAGCTGGCTTCGACAAGGACGCCACGATGATCGCCGGGCTCGGCGCGCTCGGCTTCGGCCACGTCGAGGTCGGCACGCTGACCGCGCACGCGCAGCCCGGCAACCCGCAGCCGCGGCTGTTCCGGCTCGTCGACGACCGCGCGCTCGTCAACCGGATGGGCTTCAACAACGGCGGAGCGGCAGCAGCAGCCGATCGCATCGCCGCGGCCCGCGAGGCGGCCTCGCGTCCGGTGATCGGCGTGAACATCGGCAAGAGCCGCATCGTCGACGCCGACGA contains:
- the nrdR gene encoding transcriptional regulator NrdR, with protein sequence MHCPFCRNPDSRVVDSRTSDDGTSIRRRRQCTQCGRRFTTTETASLSVVKRSGVLEPFRREKVIEGVRKAVRGRPVTDADLAGVAQSVEETIRATGASQIDANEIGLAVLPPLRQLDEVAYLRFASVYNAFDSLDDFEDAIRALREDQRPDEEQQ